tacatatatattttgCAATATAATAACATTGCTAAAACATGCATTGTTATTGTTGTATTCTCTCATCTCCTGGCAGAGTAAGAAACAAACGGTTGTTTCTCGTTCTAGCACCGAATCGGAATATCGTGTGCTTGCTAATGCAACTTCAGAGGTAAGACTTCGTGCGCTCCTAGATAACATGGGGGCTCCCCAAAACTCTGCCTTTAGACAGATACTTTGCAAACTCAAGTTGGTGCCTAACCTACCACCTTGTAATTTTTTGGGTTGGTTATTTTGTTtaggttatatatatttttaggtgTTCTTGTGTGTATATATAGCCTTGTACTCCACATTTATGATGACAGAGAAatacaaaaatacataaaagtTCACTCATGTGCGACTTGCTCTATCGCAATGATCTGTCTCATGACTTCAGCCCACAGCTCAATTTTCGATTCGCTCTGTGGTCTCTCCTCGATTCTACAAATTTTGCGAAGAAGAAGGAAGCTGAACAGGGCTCAAATGCTTACCTATTGATTCTGAAACATCGCCGCTGCTTCGAATGCACCTTAGGACCCACCGGACCATGCATGGGTGCGTGAGATGTCGAAGACCCAACGACAGTTTTTGCCTCTTTTTCAATTCATTAGGGACGGTTTATTTGAGCTGCGCAAACGGTCGACCGGTGGTGGCTAAACATATCGTTGGTGGCAATGTTTGACCTCGCAGATTGACGAGGTCAATGAGAAACAAGTGGCGCCACTCGGAACAGTCAACAAGCTCTCCTTTGAGCAGTATGCTCGACAGAGGGTCGATCAGATTTGAATGGTGCTGAATGTCCTTCATCATTATTGGAAGTTGGAAAAGAAAAGATATGACGAAATTAGAAAATCAGAGGAAGATGGAAGGCTCCCCATCCTTATCTGCTTAATTTGGTTGTAGAAGGGTCGCAATAGGTGCAGTGGAGGTCTATTAGCAATTTCGACACTGAAGAACAGGTCCAAACCATGAAAATAGCAACTGCAGACGACTGGGttgttttggattttagggttttGATGCAGTTGCACATTCAGGTGAAGTGGGCGCATCGACACAGTTTCCTCAAATTAGTCAAAAATCCAACAAAAGCTCACAAAGTCAACCAAAATAGTGAAAATCAACTCTTTAGACCAAGAGAACCTTTGTATgaccatttttttcatttaatagcATTTATGCGGTAAaacagaattttttttttaaataatgtttttttaataaataatgacaaaaatagggttgggggaaatattttcaaaaataggtgtTTTGGAAAAGTATACAGTATCACAATCGTGTGGGTACACGATTTCCATGTGCAGAATCTGAATCTCtcccacaatctcgctctctcccactttctcgctctctccaatctcgctctctctccaaCTTCGCTCTGTTACACACTCACTCCAATCCCgctctctctcccactttctcgctctctccaatctcgctctctcccactttctcgctctctcccatctcgctctctctaatctctgctctttctcccactttctcgctctgTTACACTCACTCCAAtagctctctcccactttctcgctctgTTACACACTcactccaatctcgctctcgctctcgctctcgctctctctaatctcgctctctcccactttctcgctctgTTACTCACTCCAAtagctctctcccactttctcgctctgTTACACACTCCAATAgctttctcccactttctcgctctgTTACAcactccaatctcgctctctcccacaatctcgctctctccaatctcgctctcttcaatctcgctctctcccactttctcgctcaaaatcttgctctcctAAAATCTCGCTCACTCCaacaatcttgctctctccaatctcgctctcccaCTTTTTCGCTCTCTCCTCCAATCTcgctcagaatctcgctctctcaatctttgaactttgaaccttgAACCATATAATGTTCTGGGCTCAATTAtgcatgttctgataaaattctgatgttgaaccatattattggtaggagtctatcaacgatagaagtctatcgccgATAGACTtggctatatttgtaattcttcttaaatgatgttatacacttggtaATTCccaaaaatgctaccaattgcaattaccctaCTAATAAATCCAATCATAATGGGCCAAAATGAGACAAGCTAGATAGTAATTGACATATTAAACAAATGAgtatatatgtatttatatattattggtTCACTCACGTGGATATAAATACTTGAACCAAGCATCAATAATTGAccaaacaaattaaacattggAAAGTTATCATTGTCTCCATCGTTTTTGCTGCATCCCACAGCCTGGCGCAACGTtgtatttcaaataataatgcACTGTGAGAGAAAGCCAGAGACGCAATAACAACATTAATTCCTCCCAAAGTCTCATAGTCATAGTCACTCTTCTTGCCATCGAGAATTCTAAATCGTACAATCTATAGAACCGATTTTTTCAAGTACGTTTCGTAGTCACTACACTCGACCAGTGGATTAAAGCTAACAAAGTAGTTAGTTCAATTAATTACATTCCACACATTGACAATCTGCTCAAGTAATCACAATAGGAGGTTGTCGTCCCTTCTGGATCTTGCACAGATTGGAAGATGTTATACTTAAGAATTACCTAGACACGTCATCGATGCACCACAGTGTTGCTTTAGAACTGACCGAACCGAACCGATGAATTCAGTTGGTGCAGTTGGATATGAGGATCTCGAGTTTGAAACATTCAGCATGGACAAGACTTGTACTTTCTGAAGTCAACACTGATTAAAGAGCTAGTACTAGTGTCCATCCAAAGTTTCAAGGGACTCCATGAGTAATCTTTGTGCTTCTTCTCTCCTCCTAGACAAGAAAAATGCATTATTGATGGTGGTACTATTAAGCCAAATCGTGTCCTAAAAATTAGCAAATAATCTATGAGAGAATGCATAAGTTATAAGCCAGACAGAAATAGGCCTTAAAAAAGGTGCCTCAAAATAGAAATCGAGATTTCGTGATTAGAACATCAAGCTTAGCCTACTAGACTCATACCACCAAGAATAAGATCATATTGATAAAGGGACCAAAAATCCTAAGTTTAAATTTAATCAAGTTTTcctgaaaaattttaaaatgtataaaaaAAGTGTGGCGAATGGGAGTGTGGCTACGTAAATTCGTCcacattcatattttttatgtattccATCCTCAGTAGAATACCTTTTTATATCCTCAACAGCTTGTCTACGCCGCTCTATCTGAAGTTCTAGTATATGAATCAACGTTGCTCTAGCCTACAAGGTAAAATAAAAACCACAATGAAATGATTTCACCGATATGAATACATTGAATTTAAATGTGTGAAAATATCCACCTGATGTGGTCGCAATGAATTAAGCAGGTGGTGTAAGTTTTTGAATATTAGGGATATTTCTTCCACCCTCCTTGCGTATTGTGACGGCCTCTCAACAAGAATATCAGCAAGCTCCAGAATGTGAAGCTGCAGCTCCCTATTCAGAGCTCTCAATTCCTTCTTAAAATCTGAGAAGGAACCACAAATAATAGTGTTAGCTAAATGAGTTTGTTTAGGAGGCAGGCCTGTCGGGGAGAGAGTTAATCTAAgcagtctttttatttttgaacaATACTCTTAAGCAGTCTATACGAGTTCAGTGAGTAAGTTGTAGGTGAAGAGTCTTTAATTTAGATCTGCAGAGAACATTACAATCATTACCACTTACACATTTTCATGTCTATAAATACAGTATCACATATCTTCACGATAACGAACAGAACTATCAAATACTCACACAACAATGGAAATAGGAATATCCCAGCTCTCGTTATTCCATGCTGGTAACTTTAAAACCATCACACCGGTGCTGACTTGGAGAAAATCATCGgacttcttttaaaaaaactataagTTGCCTGCAGCCCTAGGTTCAATTGCATAAGCCAAGTTTTTCTGGttgaaaatgaagataaaaAGAGGATGGTATGGGCAGGTGTAAGCAAGCATGCACATGTAGGCATCTCCGGTCTCAGGTGTGTGTATAATTTAATTTGGATACGGTTAAGTTTGCTACTCTAGTTGATTATCTTCACTGAAGCCTTTCCATCTTGAGGACGGATTGTAAATTGTTCCTTCACTTCAGCACCTCTCCTCCTCCAATACATGTATTCTATTCTTTAAAAGGCCAATGGCTGCCGGATTCAAACACGCAACCTCTAAGTAGGTTTTACTCAGAGACAACAGGCCCTTCTTAGCTAATGCGACCGCCCCTTGGGGGCTATGAGTTCATGCATTTTTCTTACCccccaaaaaaaacaaaagaccaACAGACCTTAGAAAATCAAAAAGATAAATGCTTGAGCATAAAACTAACCTTATTTGAGAGACAAATAATAACAATTCTTATCCAATAgaaattttgtattattttcaTTAGACTTCTATCTATTTTAGCCCATGTGTTGGCTTTCTCTAATTGTTGGATAGGATGAGGGTGCCTAATGGGGTaatcaacctagttgagatgtccggGTACACCTATTGATCCTAGTGGTTTCCTGATGATTACATGCTCCATCTccttttgtaattaattatagTTGTTTTAAAGGCTGtatccttttcaaaaaaaaaaaaaaaatagaaaatcattGATAGAGAAACAATTTGGAAGCACTGATAACCAAACAACTTACCAATATTGGTCCTCTAGGTAAAAAGCTGGCGGCACTCCTTGCTCTTCCATAGCTTTTGGATAGCAACGTCAATCCTGTCTAAAATCACAAAGAACAatcaagaaaagaataaaatcgaAATCAATTACCATGAAGGCtatttaaattatcaatttaaatcataatataCCAAGGAATCCGCATTGAACAGGAGAATACTGCGAAGAACTTTGGAAGCGCGAATCCAACCAACTTCAGCAAACTGAAAGAACCCACTAGAATACATCATGCACGTAACGAAATAACCAGTCCTCTCACCTCCACGAATTAAAAGATGAAACGTGCAAACTAAAGAACTCACAAACTGCTGAAAAGAGACTCTGACTAAGTATGAAATCAAAACCGAATCGATGTAAAAAGGAAGTGGAGAGTAAACTCTCAACAGTGTATTGCTACCGAAAGGCACATACATAGGTGCCTTCCGAATTGGGTGGAGGAGGGCTCCCAGGTTAGCCGAATCGGATCCTAGCAAGTAGAGTCTTTGTGATAAAGCTTTATAAAGATATGGTGGCGGTGGATAGGTAAGGCCGTTGCCAAAATAGGGTTAGGACGCTTGATCGGTAAAATATTCTGAACACTGACGTCGGGGAGAGCTGGAATGATGCACGCGGAGATTCGTCGAGAGTACACACACAATAAATTGTCGGTTACTGTCACAGTGAAAGAAATTGTGACGTGAGAATTAATATGGACTAGGGAATTggtaaaatttttttaaaataatgtttttttaaattaatataaatgcacaaaaatagggttggggggaaatatttcaaaaataggtGTTTTGGTTATTGACAGTATACACAAATCGTGTGAGGACAACGAATTGCCACGTGTGCAAGAATCTTCTCCCacaatctctcgctctctcccactttcctCGCTCAAAAACTCGCTCTGTTCTATGACCAATCTCGCTCACCCAAATTCGCGTCTCTCCACAATCTCGCGTCTCGTCtcacaaatctcgctctcttcaatcTTCgcctctctcccactttctcgc
The Benincasa hispida cultivar B227 unplaced genomic scaffold, ASM972705v1 Contig466, whole genome shotgun sequence genome window above contains:
- the LOC120069536 gene encoding mediator of RNA polymerase II transcription subunit 7-like, with the protein product MYSSGFFQFAEVGWIRASKVLRSILLFNADSLTGLTLLSKSYGRARSAASFLPRGPILKNLAYAIEPRAAEYCSKIKRLLRLTLSPTGLPPKQTHLANTIICGSFSDFKKELRALNRELQLHILELADILVERPSQYARRVEEISLIFKNLHHLLNSLRPHQARATLIHILELQIERRRQAVEDIKRRREEAQRLLMESLETLDGH